One window of the Gordonia westfalica genome contains the following:
- a CDS encoding MlaD family protein, which produces MLTERMRQHLIPIATIVTLAVVIAAVGINYATADDDTRPLCAEFSDASGLYEGNSVAMLGKKVGRVVGIHEEGQRGVRVDMRIDKTVPLPADVGATLVSTSIVTERQIEFTHPYRGGEHYESAKCIPLNKTRTPLGISQTLDAISTLSDELVKDGGRDTDAILQALTLVSKNMEGTQGDISGILKDSATLINDPTRRDGQIRRIVANLATLTGVATENSAEVTQLFDNFVGAIEVIVAFGQTFGAATEYAGTFVPILSRLASDFGPPIFAIGDAAVPLLAQVGKQENILATVAARTADLIVKHPDAKSILRAFAVSVPLQTLRTACASPPVNGVCRTGNEVATIANLIGGQSQ; this is translated from the coding sequence ATGCTGACAGAGCGGATGCGTCAGCATCTGATCCCGATCGCCACCATCGTCACACTCGCAGTAGTGATCGCGGCCGTAGGAATCAACTATGCGACAGCCGACGACGACACGCGGCCACTATGTGCGGAGTTTTCCGACGCATCAGGTCTGTACGAAGGCAACTCCGTCGCGATGCTCGGCAAGAAGGTGGGCAGGGTCGTAGGCATTCACGAGGAGGGCCAGAGGGGCGTGCGTGTCGACATGCGGATCGACAAGACCGTGCCGCTTCCCGCGGATGTGGGGGCCACCCTGGTGTCCACCTCGATTGTCACCGAAAGACAAATCGAGTTCACCCATCCCTATCGCGGCGGAGAGCATTACGAGTCGGCCAAGTGCATACCACTGAACAAAACCAGGACTCCACTGGGGATTAGTCAAACGCTCGACGCGATCAGCACTCTTTCCGATGAACTCGTCAAGGACGGCGGACGTGACACCGATGCGATTCTCCAGGCGCTCACGCTCGTCTCCAAGAACATGGAGGGAACCCAGGGCGATATCTCTGGCATTCTCAAGGACTCGGCCACGCTGATCAACGATCCGACCCGGCGTGATGGTCAGATACGCAGAATTGTAGCCAACCTCGCGACCTTAACCGGTGTTGCCACCGAGAACAGTGCTGAGGTGACCCAGCTGTTCGACAACTTCGTCGGCGCAATCGAGGTGATTGTTGCTTTCGGTCAAACATTCGGCGCCGCAACAGAGTACGCAGGTACCTTCGTCCCCATCCTGTCGCGATTGGCGTCCGACTTCGGTCCACCGATCTTCGCAATTGGTGATGCTGCGGTTCCACTCCTCGCGCAAGTAGGCAAGCAAGAGAACATCCTGGCGACCGTCGCCGCTCGAACGGCTGACCTCATCGTCAAGCATCCGGATGCGAAGTCGATCCTGCGGGCATTCGCCGTGTCTGTCCCACTGCAGACCCTAAGAACGGCGTGTGCCTCTCCCCCCGTCAACGGCGTCTGCAGGACGGGTAACGAAGTGGCGACGATCGCTAACTTGATCGGAGGGCAATCTCAATGA
- a CDS encoding MlaD family protein produces the protein MTRFFDKRPHHRPQRRRDLILAGVVTMVTVAGLVVAGAVYISPPGQTIYSAKLVNTGGLEAGDQVRIAGIRKGKVASVDLTGTFITVRFRLDDSIAVRSDATANVRLITPIGGRVLDLDPGSGPSALDGAIPLEQTSSTYDISSTLETTTPVFRDVRGVDLRRTAALLQNAFSDGNTNIPDALQNASSLMDLLQRQYAQLDKTMTLSDEYVAALANRKQVLVDFLRQLSFLARTLGPDIANVQNGFDYLCRLFKLLTRPLVAYRDGIEPSVQQFKTLLNKVSAQMPAYANALTQVDQITRRLSILLDAPEVGPASPEPTVRICIPSGDQKC, from the coding sequence GTGACCCGCTTCTTCGATAAGCGTCCGCATCACCGCCCGCAGCGTCGGCGCGACCTCATCCTGGCGGGAGTCGTTACGATGGTCACGGTGGCCGGCCTCGTCGTGGCGGGTGCTGTGTACATCTCACCGCCCGGACAAACTATCTACAGTGCCAAGTTAGTCAATACCGGCGGATTGGAAGCCGGCGACCAGGTACGTATCGCCGGGATCAGGAAAGGCAAGGTCGCGTCAGTCGACCTGACCGGAACGTTCATCACCGTGCGATTCCGGCTGGATGACTCGATTGCCGTTCGGTCGGACGCGACGGCGAACGTCCGTCTCATCACCCCTATTGGTGGACGTGTATTGGACCTCGACCCAGGTTCAGGCCCGTCGGCCCTCGACGGTGCAATCCCACTGGAGCAGACAAGCAGCACCTACGACATTTCCAGCACGCTTGAGACAACCACACCGGTGTTCCGTGACGTGCGTGGTGTTGATCTACGGCGCACAGCGGCGCTGCTACAGAATGCTTTCTCCGACGGAAACACCAATATCCCTGATGCCCTGCAAAACGCGAGCAGCCTGATGGACCTACTGCAACGTCAGTACGCACAACTCGACAAGACGATGACGTTGTCCGATGAGTACGTCGCCGCCCTCGCAAACCGCAAGCAGGTACTCGTGGACTTCCTCCGCCAGCTCAGCTTCCTTGCCCGCACCCTTGGACCAGACATCGCCAACGTCCAGAACGGATTCGATTATCTGTGCCGTCTTTTCAAGCTACTGACCCGACCGCTTGTCGCGTACCGCGACGGAATAGAACCATCGGTACAACAGTTCAAGACCCTTCTGAACAAGGTGTCGGCCCAGATGCCCGCCTACGCAAACGCGCTGACCCAGGTCGATCAGATCACCAGACGACTGAGCATTCTTCTCGACGCTCCAGAGGTCGGTCCAGCGAGTCCTGAACCGACTGTCCGCATCTGCATCCCGAGTGGTGATCAAAAATGCTGA
- a CDS encoding MlaD family protein has protein sequence MMTYGYLRRVTAAIVTLFAATIALAACSINADNPPTIGGSSARDGYDIEIEFTSALNLPARAKVLSRGIDVGAVTSVTYDGGHALVAARIDKDAQLQEDSRAELRQDTLLGEIYVAILPPAQQSTQALLHAGSVIPLSRTEPAANVEDVMRGMANVLGGGELDKIHTAISTLNSTFPSDPAQFDTLYRTTLRTVSEVSANTDKLDVVLQSADRTLKVILADPSGTDRMLTKGGVNFYGLGYSLIDVALLIANLRDFAVSAGRIVDPEYSRIKETVGAIAPVIASIAYSDIYSKDVSDKATRVIREKLIPFVSSPDINVSDVSIDGQDLARRDAGSFINVLRAIGMMP, from the coding sequence ATGATGACCTACGGCTACCTTCGCCGTGTCACGGCCGCGATCGTGACGCTGTTCGCAGCGACCATCGCCCTCGCCGCCTGCAGCATCAACGCCGACAACCCGCCGACCATCGGCGGATCATCCGCCCGAGACGGCTACGACATCGAGATCGAGTTCACGAGTGCTCTGAACTTGCCTGCCCGTGCCAAAGTCCTCTCTCGAGGGATTGACGTCGGTGCCGTCACCAGCGTCACGTACGACGGAGGCCACGCGCTGGTTGCCGCCCGAATTGATAAAGACGCCCAACTGCAGGAAGATTCGCGCGCGGAACTCCGCCAAGACACTCTCCTGGGCGAGATTTATGTGGCCATCCTTCCCCCCGCACAGCAGTCCACCCAAGCCTTGCTGCACGCGGGATCGGTAATACCTCTCTCACGCACCGAACCGGCTGCCAACGTCGAGGACGTGATGCGGGGGATGGCTAATGTACTGGGCGGGGGTGAACTCGATAAAATCCATACCGCGATATCGACACTGAACTCGACCTTTCCGAGTGACCCCGCCCAATTCGATACGCTTTACCGCACGACGTTGCGCACCGTGTCTGAGGTGTCCGCCAACACCGACAAACTCGACGTAGTCCTGCAGTCGGCCGATCGCACACTGAAAGTGATCCTGGCCGACCCGTCAGGTACTGACCGAATGTTGACCAAGGGGGGAGTGAACTTCTATGGTCTGGGCTATTCGCTAATTGACGTCGCGCTACTTATCGCCAACCTGCGCGACTTCGCAGTATCTGCCGGCCGTATCGTCGACCCTGAGTATTCCCGCATCAAGGAAACGGTAGGAGCGATCGCGCCGGTAATCGCGTCCATCGCGTACTCGGACATCTACTCCAAGGATGTTTCCGACAAGGCGACGCGTGTAATACGCGAGAAGCTCATCCCATTCGTCAGCTCGCCAGATATCAACGTTTCCGACGTGTCTATCGACGGCCAAGATCTAGCCCGACGTGATGCCGGGTCGTTCATTAACGTATTGCGAGCGATCGGAATGATGCCATGA
- a CDS encoding MlaD family protein has protein sequence MTLRSLTPTIIKITAFTAVIGVLTYVIIAILQPTNEGSSSSQRSAVFADASGLKPRDGVRLAGVKVGYVTAVDLKGSTAIVRFQLDDGVSITPATTAAVRYQNLLGQRYVELINAGQGADQESITQVALNKTVPSFDVSTLFNSFKPVFDTLNTAEINELQSNLLRVAQGDGRGIAPVMKQVANITEYGNQRSEIITNIVTSLGQVSDQLMGRSAELVELIDKLGSIVDAFSRVSDRLRASLREVNRSMAKTVLSGEQIESTYDTSFAAIYQRLVREPGDTESLLNGAVLLKPLLDALETTSKATPSSSAAGCARGVLDLPRTAQIALMGQRLVVCQ, from the coding sequence ATGACTCTGAGGTCTCTGACACCCACAATCATTAAGATCACCGCGTTCACCGCTGTCATCGGCGTCCTTACGTATGTCATCATCGCGATTCTGCAGCCGACCAACGAAGGATCCTCCAGTTCGCAGCGTTCCGCGGTTTTTGCCGACGCTTCCGGACTCAAGCCCCGCGACGGGGTACGACTCGCTGGAGTGAAGGTGGGATATGTAACGGCTGTCGACCTGAAGGGATCAACAGCGATCGTCCGTTTCCAACTGGACGACGGCGTCTCGATTACCCCCGCGACGACTGCCGCCGTCCGTTACCAAAACCTGCTGGGGCAGCGGTATGTGGAGCTCATCAATGCCGGACAAGGCGCCGACCAGGAGTCGATCACACAGGTGGCACTCAACAAGACCGTCCCGTCGTTCGACGTATCGACACTATTCAACAGTTTCAAACCAGTATTCGATACATTGAATACGGCCGAGATCAATGAGCTTCAGTCGAACCTGCTACGGGTCGCCCAGGGGGACGGTCGAGGTATCGCACCAGTCATGAAGCAAGTCGCGAACATCACCGAGTACGGGAACCAGCGTTCAGAGATCATCACCAACATTGTGACGAGCCTGGGACAGGTGTCTGATCAGTTGATGGGGCGCTCCGCCGAACTGGTCGAGTTGATAGACAAATTGGGGTCAATCGTCGATGCGTTCAGCCGCGTGAGCGATCGCCTGAGGGCCTCGCTGCGGGAGGTCAACCGTTCGATGGCGAAGACTGTGCTCTCCGGTGAGCAGATCGAGTCGACCTACGACACCAGCTTCGCGGCCATTTATCAGAGATTGGTGCGGGAGCCAGGGGATACAGAAAGCTTACTGAACGGTGCCGTTCTCCTGAAGCCACTCCTGGACGCCCTGGAAACTACATCCAAAGCGACACCTTCGTCCTCGGCGGCAGGGTGCGCCCGAGGAGTGCTCGACCTACCGAGAACAGCGCAGATCGCCCTGATGGGTCAACGACTGGTGGTGTGCCAGTGA